Proteins from one Leptonema illini DSM 21528 genomic window:
- a CDS encoding LA_3696 family protein: MKLPELPVPLRQLLGPTVSDYFIDYLQELMQLQREEVVQMSMTQFDRRLFQEISGIRLDMSEMREEYRSGLAEVKTEMAELRADMSELRTELKTEMSELRADMSELRTELKTEMAELRADMSELRTELKTEMAELRTELKTEMVELRAELKTEMGELRTELKTDVAELRSDFASLRAETSTQMAHLRAEVKADIAGVHHEISLQTKWILAAMATFTVLYPVLSQVISRLLPA; this comes from the coding sequence ATGAAGCTACCAGAATTGCCTGTGCCTTTGCGCCAGCTGCTCGGTCCGACAGTCTCGGATTATTTTATTGACTATCTACAGGAGTTGATGCAACTTCAGAGGGAAGAGGTCGTGCAGATGTCGATGACTCAATTTGACCGACGCCTGTTTCAAGAGATTTCAGGAATAAGACTGGATATGTCTGAAATGCGAGAAGAATACCGTTCCGGTCTGGCCGAGGTGAAAACGGAAATGGCCGAGCTGCGAGCCGATATGTCAGAGTTGCGTACCGAGCTGAAGACGGAAATGTCAGAGCTGCGGGCCGATATGTCAGAGTTGCGTACCGAGCTCAAGACGGAAATGGCCGAGCTGCGAGCCGACATGTCAGAGCTGCGTACCGAGCTGAAGACAGAAATGGCCGAGCTGCGTACCGAGCTGAAGACAGAAATGGTCGAGCTGCGAGCCGAGTTAAAGACGGAAATGGGCGAGCTGCGTACAGAGTTAAAGACGGACGTGGCCGAACTCAGGTCCGATTTTGCCAGCCTGCGGGCCGAAACGTCGACGCAGATGGCTCATCTGCGAGCCGAGGTTAAAGCCGATATTGCAGGCGTTCACCACGAAATCAGCCTTCAGACGAAGTGGATTCTGGCGGCGATGGCCACATTTACCGTGCTCTATCCTGTTCTCAGTCAGGTAATATCTCGACTTTTACCCGCATGA
- a CDS encoding single-stranded DNA-binding protein yields the protein MINIDFVLFDGNLTQDPEARIVGDNKRLTTFSVAINHPSGKEDRDGVSYIPVETWGKLAENCAKYLVKGSRVTVEGALRQERWQDDQGKNHSRIKILARNVRFENSKKQEAA from the coding sequence ATGATTAACATTGATTTTGTGCTGTTTGACGGCAACCTCACGCAGGACCCGGAAGCGCGCATCGTCGGCGATAACAAACGACTGACGACGTTTTCCGTCGCCATCAACCATCCTTCAGGCAAAGAGGATCGTGACGGCGTCAGCTACATCCCTGTCGAAACCTGGGGAAAGCTGGCCGAGAACTGCGCGAAGTATCTCGTGAAAGGAAGCAGGGTTACGGTCGAAGGCGCCCTTCGGCAGGAGCGCTGGCAGGACGACCAGGGAAAGAACCACAGCCGCATCAAGATCCTTGCGCGCAACGTGCGCTTCGAAAATTCGAAAAAACAGGAGGCCGCCTGA
- a CDS encoding response regulator, which translates to MQAKFLICDDQKIRVQEIRQFLGANPKYTIVETFTNGREVADWVKRNPGKADVLILDIIMPVMDGYAAFFEIKQADPKLKVYFVSVENSPPLVKELAAQGAVGFSPKPLDRDKFVEKIKQIVGF; encoded by the coding sequence ATGCAGGCTAAATTCTTGATCTGTGATGATCAGAAGATCCGTGTTCAGGAGATCCGGCAGTTCCTCGGTGCGAATCCGAAATACACCATCGTCGAGACGTTCACCAACGGACGTGAGGTAGCGGACTGGGTGAAACGCAATCCCGGTAAGGCCGACGTTTTAATCCTCGATATCATCATGCCTGTGATGGACGGCTATGCGGCCTTCTTCGAGATCAAGCAGGCTGATCCGAAGTTGAAGGTTTATTTTGTGTCGGTGGAGAACTCGCCTCCTCTTGTTAAAGAGCTGGCAGCACAGGGTGCCGTCGGCTTTTCACCGAAGCCTCTGGATCGCGATAAGTTCGTCGAGAAGATCAAGCAGATCGTCGGTTTTTAA
- a CDS encoding TIGR03960 family B12-binding radical SAM protein: MSSVPVESVPALQSLSSDPFFPGAVPHPERGSRPFAPQLCALDGRRLKALWQRVEKPGRYTGGEFGIPDKDPTRARARAVFSYPDTYELAMSNEGLKILYDRVQRRDDLYADRTALPWPDFGALLQEHEIPLYSLDRYLTVRSFDLWGFNVCHELHFTNLLYALDLAGIPLLRVERGPEDPLIIAGGTAVTNPLPLMAFVDGIFMGDGEEAILEMMDLIAAGKEKGLSRLQILQSMHAVEGLVIPDLWDVKIDENGPHYIGERVGKRTYRAPEFARLEHVVLPSLAITQDRAVVEVNRGCGQGCRFCHAGFWKRPVRNAEVDRLVEIAEHMVRKTGADTLTLHSLSIADYPWLEELVIALAQKFGPEGISLSVPSLRVQVRTIPILEMTSGIRRSNITFALEAGSELMRERIHKKSSEENLHYLIHLVYEKGWELVKVYFMLGLPDRDGREVEDLIQSINALGELAKEHGPRKNANVAVSLFVPKPFTTFQWEEQKDPAFFEESIEKIKAGMKTRRVRLKHPSPWMAWVEGLLSRSDHRIAPYILEAYRQGARFDSWDDGFKKEVWKPVYDSIPKELADLWMKARPGGSHVPWEDVIDGFPREKLVRDFEKFESINEENMNPAKKQEFKASDFPPELLQPVSIPAERFKTVRYLRLVFQKKDAFAYISHLDTVEVVRKALRRIGLPMTFSQGFNKHEKFHLGGSLPIYFHSRNERIIVELYNDIDEKAMRPALEQNLPAGLVLLDFSLIDRLPDMKTGSVTYGIYCLSQESADTIYARLLEAPESIEFEKRDKKTKGRQMRRVSKRLSSALSDIRLEAVDDEGWASRVIFTIESPEEGAISVTDLLSKYLSLSSERWNVDVKIEKIR; encoded by the coding sequence ATGTCTTCCGTTCCCGTAGAGTCGGTTCCGGCTTTACAATCTCTTTCGTCTGATCCTTTTTTTCCGGGCGCCGTGCCCCATCCGGAGCGCGGTTCACGTCCGTTTGCTCCACAGCTCTGTGCGCTTGATGGCCGTCGCCTGAAGGCGCTCTGGCAGCGCGTCGAAAAACCCGGACGATATACGGGAGGCGAGTTCGGTATTCCTGATAAAGATCCGACTCGGGCAAGGGCGCGGGCCGTCTTCAGCTACCCTGATACGTATGAGCTGGCGATGTCGAATGAGGGCTTGAAAATCCTCTATGACCGGGTGCAGCGCCGTGACGATCTTTACGCCGACCGGACGGCGCTTCCGTGGCCTGACTTCGGTGCCCTGCTGCAAGAGCATGAGATCCCGCTTTACAGTCTGGATCGTTATCTCACCGTACGTTCCTTTGATCTATGGGGCTTCAACGTCTGCCATGAGCTGCATTTTACGAATTTGCTCTATGCGCTTGATCTGGCCGGTATTCCGCTTCTTCGCGTAGAGCGCGGGCCCGAAGACCCGCTTATCATCGCAGGCGGTACGGCGGTTACCAATCCCCTGCCGTTGATGGCCTTTGTCGACGGCATCTTCATGGGCGACGGCGAAGAGGCCATCCTTGAGATGATGGATCTTATCGCCGCCGGCAAAGAGAAGGGCCTCAGTCGCCTGCAGATTCTGCAGAGCATGCATGCGGTCGAGGGGTTAGTCATCCCCGATCTGTGGGATGTGAAGATCGACGAGAACGGACCGCATTATATCGGCGAGCGAGTCGGCAAGCGAACCTACAGGGCGCCTGAATTCGCGCGACTCGAACACGTCGTTCTGCCCAGCCTGGCCATCACGCAGGATCGTGCCGTCGTCGAGGTGAACCGCGGATGCGGGCAGGGCTGTCGCTTCTGTCATGCCGGTTTCTGGAAGCGTCCCGTGAGAAACGCAGAGGTCGATCGTCTTGTGGAGATCGCCGAGCACATGGTGCGCAAGACGGGCGCCGATACGCTGACCCTGCATTCGTTATCCATCGCCGATTATCCGTGGCTTGAAGAGCTTGTAATCGCCCTCGCTCAGAAGTTCGGGCCCGAAGGCATATCGCTTTCGGTCCCTTCTCTTCGTGTGCAGGTGCGCACGATTCCGATTCTCGAGATGACGTCGGGCATCCGTCGCTCGAATATCACGTTCGCCCTTGAGGCGGGGTCAGAGCTGATGCGCGAGCGTATTCATAAAAAGTCGTCAGAGGAGAATCTGCACTACCTGATCCATCTCGTTTACGAGAAGGGCTGGGAGCTTGTTAAGGTCTACTTCATGCTCGGGTTGCCGGATCGCGACGGTCGCGAGGTCGAAGATCTGATTCAGTCGATCAATGCGCTCGGCGAGCTGGCGAAAGAGCATGGTCCGCGCAAAAACGCGAACGTCGCCGTCTCGCTTTTTGTGCCGAAGCCTTTTACGACATTCCAGTGGGAAGAACAGAAAGACCCCGCCTTCTTCGAAGAGTCTATCGAAAAGATCAAGGCAGGCATGAAAACGCGTCGCGTCCGCCTGAAACATCCGTCGCCGTGGATGGCCTGGGTGGAGGGACTGCTTTCGCGCAGCGATCACCGCATCGCTCCTTATATTCTGGAAGCCTATCGCCAGGGCGCTCGCTTCGATTCGTGGGATGACGGATTCAAGAAAGAGGTCTGGAAACCCGTCTATGATTCCATCCCGAAAGAGTTAGCCGACCTCTGGATGAAGGCACGGCCCGGCGGATCGCACGTCCCCTGGGAAGATGTCATCGACGGATTCCCGCGAGAAAAGCTCGTTCGGGATTTCGAGAAGTTCGAGTCGATCAACGAAGAGAATATGAATCCGGCGAAGAAGCAGGAGTTCAAGGCATCGGATTTTCCGCCCGAGCTTCTGCAACCCGTCAGTATTCCCGCCGAGCGCTTCAAGACGGTCCGTTACCTTCGTCTTGTATTCCAGAAGAAGGACGCCTTCGCCTACATAAGTCATCTTGATACGGTCGAGGTCGTTCGCAAGGCTCTGCGTCGCATCGGGCTGCCGATGACGTTCTCGCAGGGCTTCAACAAGCACGAGAAGTTTCATCTGGGCGGATCGTTACCCATTTACTTTCACTCCAGAAACGAAAGAATCATCGTCGAGCTGTATAACGACATCGATGAAAAGGCCATGCGTCCGGCTCTGGAACAGAACCTTCCCGCCGGCCTTGTGCTTCTTGATTTTAGCCTGATTGACCGTCTGCCCGATATGAAGACCGGGAGCGTTACGTATGGCATCTACTGTCTCTCGCAAGAATCGGCCGATACCATTTATGCCCGGCTGCTTGAGGCCCCCGAGTCTATCGAGTTCGAAAAGAGAGATAAGAAAACAAAGGGCAGGCAGATGCGTCGGGTGAGCAAACGTCTTTCGTCGGCGTTGAGCGATATTCGCCTTGAGGCCGTCGACGATGAAGGCTGGGCGAGCCGGGTCATTTTCACGATTGAAAGCCCCGAAGAAGGAGCGATCTCGGTGACCGATCTTCTTTCAAAGTATCTCTCTCTGTCGAGCGAACGCTGGAACGTCGATGTAAAGATCGAGAAAATCCGGTAA
- the rplU gene encoding 50S ribosomal protein L21 — protein sequence MFAIVELAGKQHKITKDQIFLSERTGKEPGETFQIEQVLLAGEGAGVKVGKPFVSGASVKVEVLADIRGPKVHGFKYKKKTGYKTSWGHRQDLQKLKVVEIKA from the coding sequence ATGTTCGCCATTGTCGAGCTGGCAGGGAAGCAGCACAAAATCACGAAAGATCAGATTTTCCTCTCTGAGCGCACCGGCAAAGAGCCGGGAGAAACGTTCCAGATCGAGCAGGTGCTTCTGGCCGGTGAAGGCGCTGGCGTGAAGGTCGGTAAGCCGTTCGTTTCGGGCGCATCGGTGAAGGTCGAGGTTCTGGCCGACATCCGCGGTCCGAAGGTTCACGGCTTCAAGTACAAGAAGAAAACCGGCTACAAAACAAGCTGGGGCCACCGTCAGGATCTGCAGAAACTGAAGGTCGTCGAAATTAAGGCTTGA
- a CDS encoding TetR/AcrR family transcriptional regulator, producing the protein MENQSNSSFKRARTEQAREQRRNVILDAARSTFFEKGYQNTTIKEITDRAGLSIGTFYLYFEDKVDVYKCVLLEGIVLLENHLRQAVSESGVDSSTEKLRIVARAYLEFYRQNPEYFDIIAVLNLTEEELRENRSRISREIDRKARDVLKFVQAVVREGILRREFPISDSGAAATGLWAILDGILVLFHRRNLTLLKQDLDKLAANSIDYFIEGMKASPNQPQAS; encoded by the coding sequence ATGGAAAATCAGTCGAATTCCAGCTTTAAACGTGCCCGGACGGAGCAGGCCCGCGAGCAGCGACGAAACGTAATCCTCGACGCCGCACGGTCCACCTTCTTTGAGAAAGGCTACCAGAATACGACGATTAAAGAGATCACCGACAGGGCCGGCCTGTCTATCGGAACCTTCTATCTTTATTTCGAGGATAAGGTCGACGTCTATAAATGCGTTCTTCTCGAAGGCATCGTCCTTCTGGAAAACCATCTGCGCCAGGCCGTCTCAGAGTCGGGCGTAGATTCCTCCACCGAGAAGCTTCGCATCGTCGCCCGGGCCTATCTTGAATTCTACAGACAGAACCCTGAATACTTCGACATCATCGCCGTCCTGAATCTGACTGAAGAAGAGCTGCGCGAGAACCGATCCCGCATCAGTCGTGAGATCGACCGCAAGGCACGTGATGTTCTGAAGTTCGTACAGGCCGTCGTGCGCGAAGGCATCCTCAGACGGGAATTCCCGATCAGCGATTCCGGAGCGGCGGCTACCGGCCTCTGGGCCATTCTCGACGGCATCCTCGTTCTCTTTCATCGCCGCAACCTTACGCTTCTCAAGCAGGACCTCGACAAACTGGCGGCCAACTCCATCGACTATTTTATCGAAGGCATGAAGGCCTCGCCGAACCAGCCTCAGGCGTCGTGA
- the leuB gene encoding 3-isopropylmalate dehydrogenase: protein MPRRIAVLPGDGIGPEVMEASLEVLKKALGPAASDFQFDDALVGGAAIDATGSPLPPETLKLCEQSDAILFGSVGGPKWEHLPPVQQPERGALLPLRKHFNLFANLRPVKLYSGLIHSSPLKEERIKAGVDLLIIRELTGDVYFGQPKGREGQGENEKAFDTMVYHRYEIERIAKVAFDSADLRKGHVTSIDKANVLTSMVLWREVVTEFAKGYKPAHKSEIKLEHMYVDNGAMQLILNPTRFDVVLCGNMFGDILSDEASVLGGSLGMLPSASLSTQGSFGLYEPSGGTAPDIAGKGIANPIAQILSAALMLRYSFGMDDVAKRIEKAVDRAIEKGARTGDIAGPGDAVIGTKEMAAAINEGL, encoded by the coding sequence ATGCCCCGTCGTATTGCAGTTCTTCCAGGTGATGGTATCGGTCCTGAGGTCATGGAGGCCTCTCTTGAAGTATTAAAGAAGGCCCTGGGCCCGGCCGCCTCTGATTTTCAGTTCGACGATGCCCTTGTCGGTGGCGCGGCCATCGATGCAACGGGTTCGCCGCTGCCGCCGGAAACCCTGAAGCTCTGCGAACAGTCCGATGCGATTCTCTTTGGCTCGGTCGGTGGACCGAAATGGGAGCATCTGCCTCCCGTGCAGCAGCCGGAGCGCGGCGCCCTTCTACCGCTGCGCAAGCATTTTAATCTCTTCGCAAACCTGCGCCCGGTGAAGCTCTATTCCGGACTCATCCACTCGTCTCCTTTAAAAGAAGAGCGCATCAAGGCCGGCGTCGATCTGCTGATCATTCGTGAGCTGACGGGCGACGTCTATTTCGGACAGCCGAAAGGACGCGAAGGCCAGGGAGAAAACGAGAAGGCCTTTGATACGATGGTCTATCATCGTTACGAGATCGAACGCATCGCAAAAGTGGCCTTTGATTCGGCCGATCTTCGTAAAGGTCATGTAACAAGCATCGATAAGGCGAACGTTCTTACAAGTATGGTGCTGTGGCGCGAGGTCGTTACGGAGTTTGCGAAAGGCTATAAGCCGGCTCATAAGTCCGAGATCAAACTCGAACATATGTATGTGGATAACGGCGCCATGCAGCTTATTCTGAATCCTACGCGCTTTGACGTCGTTCTCTGCGGCAATATGTTCGGCGACATCCTGAGCGATGAGGCGTCCGTACTGGGAGGCTCTCTCGGTATGTTGCCTTCGGCGTCGCTTTCGACGCAGGGAAGCTTCGGGTTATACGAGCCTTCGGGCGGAACGGCGCCCGATATCGCCGGCAAGGGCATTGCGAATCCGATAGCGCAAATTCTTTCGGCCGCCCTGATGCTGCGTTATAGCTTTGGTATGGATGACGTGGCGAAGCGCATCGAAAAGGCCGTCGATCGGGCGATCGAGAAAGGCGCCCGTACCGGAGACATCGCCGGCCCGGGTGATGCCGTAATCGGCACAAAAGAGATGGCCGCCGCCATCAACGAAGGATTGTAA
- a CDS encoding sulfite exporter TauE/SafE family protein — MPAIGLILLGIAVGVFGTLIGAGGGFILVPILLLLYPTASPETITAISLAVVFFNAASGSLAYAKMGRIDYRSGWIFAAVTVPGAVLGALTTNLIPRDLFNITFGLLMIMASLYLLFKQSETEGNAGPDSGRWVIHRSLVERNGEQHRFSYDLRPGVFISAAVGYISSLLGIGGGIIHVPALHRLLRFPVHIATATSHFILAIMALAGTLVHFYTGAFSHGGIHRTLWIGIGALIGAQGGALLARRVHGSWIMKSLAIALGVAGLRIALLSGH, encoded by the coding sequence ATGCCTGCCATCGGTCTGATCCTGCTCGGCATTGCCGTTGGAGTCTTCGGAACTCTGATTGGTGCGGGCGGCGGCTTTATACTCGTTCCGATTCTTTTGCTGCTTTATCCGACGGCGTCGCCTGAAACGATAACGGCCATCTCGCTGGCGGTCGTTTTTTTTAACGCGGCGTCAGGATCACTGGCCTACGCAAAGATGGGACGTATCGACTATCGCTCGGGCTGGATTTTTGCCGCTGTCACCGTTCCGGGAGCCGTCCTGGGTGCTCTGACGACGAATCTGATCCCGCGGGATCTTTTCAACATAACATTCGGCCTGCTGATGATCATGGCCTCACTGTATCTGCTCTTCAAACAAAGCGAGACCGAAGGGAATGCAGGCCCTGATTCAGGTCGCTGGGTTATCCATCGAAGTTTAGTCGAACGAAACGGCGAACAGCATCGGTTCTCTTACGATTTACGACCCGGTGTTTTCATCAGTGCGGCCGTCGGTTATATATCGAGCCTTCTTGGAATCGGCGGCGGAATCATACATGTTCCGGCGCTGCATCGGCTGCTTCGCTTTCCCGTGCACATAGCGACGGCAACGTCTCACTTCATCCTTGCCATTATGGCCCTTGCGGGAACGCTCGTTCACTTTTACACCGGCGCTTTCTCTCATGGCGGAATTCATCGCACCTTATGGATCGGCATCGGAGCTCTTATCGGAGCTCAGGGCGGCGCCTTGCTGGCAAGGCGCGTTCATGGCAGCTGGATCATGAAATCGCTGGCCATTGCTCTTGGAGTCGCCGGTCTGCGCATAGCGTTGCTGTCTGGCCACTGA
- a CDS encoding WbuC family cupin fold metalloprotein: MDPIRWIDASMLDGLVQQAADTPRGRLNRNFHHTLEENPHRFLNAMMRRTYVRPHRHLLPPKPESFVLLSGAVIFLIFDDDGRIKESRLIAAPDLLGKNHSEAKMAFDRERRNLTEQCRENPAMGVDIDPGIWHTLLPVTDVAVIFEVKPGPYTPADDKEFAAWAPPENHPDAKAYLDSLYKMCYGEP; this comes from the coding sequence ATGGATCCGATTCGCTGGATTGACGCTTCGATGCTTGATGGACTTGTGCAGCAAGCAGCGGACACTCCGCGGGGTCGATTGAATCGTAACTTTCATCATACGCTTGAAGAGAATCCGCATCGATTCCTGAATGCGATGATGCGCCGAACGTATGTGCGTCCGCACCGCCATCTTCTGCCGCCAAAACCCGAATCGTTTGTTTTGCTTTCCGGTGCGGTGATCTTCCTCATCTTCGACGATGACGGACGCATCAAAGAAAGTCGCCTGATCGCCGCTCCCGATCTTCTGGGCAAGAATCATTCCGAGGCAAAGATGGCCTTCGACAGAGAGCGCAGAAACCTGACCGAACAGTGTCGTGAGAATCCGGCTATGGGCGTCGACATCGATCCAGGGATCTGGCATACGCTGCTTCCCGTAACCGATGTCGCCGTTATCTTTGAAGTGAAACCGGGGCCGTATACGCCGGCCGACGACAAAGAATTCGCCGCATGGGCGCCTCCTGAAAACCATCCCGACGCGAAGGCCTATCTTGACTCTCTGTATAAAATGTGTTACGGTGAGCCATGA
- a CDS encoding UvrD-helicase domain-containing protein produces the protein MPPLSAKHRNTLEGFSSAQIAIITEEKACKQVVAAAGSGKTRTVIGLTRFRFESGLERAGRFLILSFSRKACGEIRSRLPAQLHDAVEIRTFHSFCYRRLLELHPTLSRSSFRILEEEERNRFLYKILREHPDVIGGIPFSLILKSRETFYEYFPELAMKTYRALHAYKRENDLLEYDDLIQILLWGLRRQESWALHMKSLYDMILVDEFQDTDPQQLEFLLRMNSPRLMVVGDDWQAIYSFRGATVQPFLDFKKLFPRTVLYPLTENYRSLQPIVHGGSGIIKHSSRQIRKKVKAVRGRGPNFPVLSFALRPGEEPDFVRLIEQHDVVILTRSNFRRDLWIAAGFPENRILTIHRSKGLEFPVVLLDVIGGWSGETFLSDEEIRIAYVGMTRAENLFCCLHRPVYPEQAMERTVFEVLFRPICRPEVRDGLSGLLEQEAQYRDHDA, from the coding sequence ATGCCACCCCTTTCAGCAAAGCACCGAAATACTCTCGAAGGCTTCTCTTCGGCTCAGATCGCTATCATTACAGAAGAGAAGGCCTGCAAGCAGGTCGTCGCCGCTGCCGGTAGCGGAAAAACGCGAACCGTTATCGGTTTAACCAGGTTCCGATTCGAGTCCGGTCTGGAACGTGCCGGACGTTTTCTTATTCTGAGCTTCAGCAGAAAGGCCTGCGGCGAGATTCGAAGCCGTCTGCCCGCACAGCTGCATGATGCCGTCGAGATCCGCACCTTCCACAGTTTCTGTTACAGGCGTCTTCTGGAGCTGCATCCGACGTTGAGTCGATCCTCGTTTCGCATCCTTGAAGAAGAAGAGCGCAATCGTTTTCTCTATAAGATTCTGCGAGAACATCCCGATGTGATCGGCGGCATCCCTTTCTCGCTTATCTTGAAAAGTCGCGAAACCTTCTACGAATATTTTCCCGAGCTTGCGATGAAAACATACCGAGCTCTGCATGCATATAAACGAGAAAACGATCTGCTTGAATACGACGACCTCATTCAGATTCTTCTGTGGGGATTGCGTCGACAGGAAAGCTGGGCGCTTCACATGAAATCTCTATACGACATGATCCTTGTCGACGAGTTTCAGGATACCGATCCGCAGCAGCTCGAGTTTCTTCTGCGCATGAATTCGCCGAGGCTGATGGTCGTCGGCGACGACTGGCAGGCCATCTACAGCTTTCGCGGCGCTACCGTGCAGCCCTTCCTGGATTTTAAGAAGCTCTTTCCGAGAACCGTCCTGTACCCGTTAACCGAAAACTATCGCAGCCTGCAGCCCATCGTTCACGGCGGTAGCGGCATCATCAAGCATTCATCGCGGCAGATTCGCAAGAAGGTGAAGGCGGTACGCGGGCGCGGTCCTAACTTTCCCGTTCTGTCGTTCGCACTGCGTCCGGGCGAAGAACCCGACTTTGTACGCTTGATAGAGCAGCATGACGTCGTCATTCTCACACGCAGTAACTTCAGACGCGATCTGTGGATCGCCGCCGGCTTTCCCGAAAATCGGATTCTGACCATACATCGTTCGAAAGGGTTGGAGTTTCCGGTCGTGCTGCTTGATGTCATAGGCGGCTGGAGCGGCGAGACCTTTCTTTCAGACGAAGAGATCCGCATCGCCTACGTCGGCATGACGCGCGCCGAGAATCTATTCTGCTGTCTTCATCGTCCGGTTTATCCGGAACAGGCGATGGAGAGGACCGTATTCGAGGTGCTGTTTCGGCCGATCTGTCGTCCGGAAGTCAGAGACGGCCTGAGCGGTCTGTTAGAGCAGGAGGCGCAGTATCGCGATCACGACGCCTGA
- a CDS encoding peptidylprolyl isomerase produces the protein MFRHRSTALLAAFTLFLVALPACKGKAASVPDRKGLFAVISTDKGDLVVELLPEAAPKTVENFVTLSKKGFYDGIIFHRVIPQFMAQTGDPQGTGTGGPGYKFEDEIDAAALGLDQVKAGEAPYYERQMMMAVIRKLGIEDEATFQQRRTEVEREARSLADKSVKDVLELNGYSFKSGLKSVPGKRGTLGMANSGPNTNGSQFFINQVETPHLNGLHTFFGQLEDKSFPVLDQIINAGNGNSKITGVEIVDKR, from the coding sequence ATGTTCCGACATCGATCGACGGCGCTGCTTGCCGCTTTTACGCTCTTTCTGGTTGCCCTGCCTGCCTGTAAGGGAAAAGCTGCCTCTGTGCCAGATAGAAAAGGGCTTTTTGCCGTCATTTCCACCGATAAAGGCGATCTCGTAGTCGAGCTTCTTCCCGAGGCCGCTCCGAAGACCGTAGAAAATTTCGTTACGCTGTCGAAGAAAGGTTTCTATGATGGAATCATCTTTCACCGTGTAATCCCGCAGTTTATGGCTCAAACCGGCGATCCGCAGGGAACCGGAACAGGCGGTCCCGGCTATAAGTTCGAGGATGAGATCGATGCCGCAGCCCTGGGCCTGGATCAGGTCAAGGCCGGCGAGGCTCCGTATTACGAACGTCAGATGATGATGGCCGTCATTCGCAAGCTGGGCATCGAAGACGAAGCCACGTTTCAACAGCGTCGCACTGAGGTTGAGCGTGAGGCTCGATCCCTCGCCGACAAATCCGTGAAAGACGTTCTTGAACTGAACGGATACAGCTTCAAGAGCGGACTCAAATCCGTGCCCGGCAAACGCGGCACGCTCGGCATGGCGAACTCCGGACCGAACACAAACGGCTCGCAGTTCTTCATCAATCAGGTCGAGACGCCGCACCTGAACGGATTGCATACGTTCTTCGGTCAGCTTGAAGACAAATCCTTCCCCGTGCTCGATCAGATCATCAACGCCGGCAACGGCAACTCGAAGATCACGGGCGTCGAGATCGTCGATAAAAGATAA